DNA sequence from the Acidobacteriota bacterium genome:
CTTTCGTGACAATTCTCCACGAGGAGTAGAATGCTTTTGAGCCCCAAAAATGCGCGATGAATCGAAAGACGAAGGTGTGACCCCCATTACCATGGTTCCCCAGGAATCCGCCGTCTCCGGGGCGTGCCCGCGCCGGTGAACGGGGATCGTTAGGCGGACGGAGAACTCGGGTATGGAGATCACTGACCTCAGCAGACAATCTGAGACTATTCTCGAGCAGGCCGCAGTGCTGCTGGTCGAGGGGTTCATCGAGCCGCGAGGGTGGCCCACGCTCGAATTGGCGCGCGAGGAGGTCGCGTCGGTACTCCGCACGGGCTTCGCACGCGCTGCGCTGGATGGGGGCACTCTGCTGGGCTGGATCGGCGGCCTGCCCGAGTACGCTGGGCGCGTGTGGGAGTTGCATCCGATGGTCGTTCGACGTGAGTACCGCCGCCGAGGAATCGGACGCGCGCTGGCAGAGGCATTCGAGATCGAAGCCTGCAGCCGCGGCGCGTTCACTGCAACACTCGGTACCGATGACGATGCAGGGATGACGTCTCTGGCGGACATCGATCTGTACGACGATGTCCCGCGGCATATCGCGGAACTCCGGGACCTCGGACGCGATCACCCCTTCCTGTTCTATCGAAGACTGGGTTACGTCGTCACGGGAGTCATGCCCGATGCGAATGGCCGTGGACGGCCCGATATTTACATGTCGAAGCGACTTCGGACGGGCGGCTGATGTCTCGGTACGACGGAGTGACCGTATGAAAGTTGGGTAGACCCCAGTTTTCGCAATTTTCGACACGCTCGAGCGGACTGCGGCCTCGCTTTCTGCTACTCTATTTTCACTGCCGCTGGGTCGGCCGCAGCCGCTCAGCGCGAACGGTTAAGCAGGATCATGGAACCAGAGATATCAGCCGATGAGGCGTTGAGAAAATCGAGAGCCGATCGCCGTGCTCATGCTAAGCGGATGCGGGAGCGCGCATCGCGGGTGGCGACGATCTTCGGAATCAGCGATAGGTTTCGCGCAGACTGGGTGCGCCATAACGCCAATCATCTCGCCGTCTGCTCGTGCTGGATGTGCGGCCACACGCGACAGAATTTCGGACCACCGATTAGCGAAGTTCGTCGGATCATGGCTGCGGAGAGCACCAATCCGACATCCCGCTAACAGGTCGAGCGGACCAGCGCACGTTCGACCTTACTCAACTTTGAAACGCTGGTGGGCGTGCGTTGGCCGCTCACCCTCAGCCGTTAGACCGCTGTCCAAATACGAATGGGGACTTTAAGGGGCGACGAATGAGACGGAGTCTGGGATTTGGGCTTCTCGTACTCTGCTTCGCTTGCGCGCCAGCAGTTGAGCGTGCGCTGGCAGAGATTAGCGCGGTCGAGGCCGCTGCGTCGGAGTTTGTCGGTTACGCGCACGCGTTCGATTATCCAGCCATGCGGGCTAATGCAACGCCCGACTTTGAAATCCTCATTTTCGGTCAACGAATGGGGATGGACGAGTTCGAGGCTCTCCTTCGTGGATTGGAAGAGAGACGGGGGGACAACCGCTAAACGACTACAACTTGGAGAATTTCAATACCAAGATCGTGGGTGACGTAGCGTACACAACCTGGGCGTCTCCGAATTGGCTGGAATCCGCCATCTTCGTTCGAGTCGACGACCGGTGGCTCATGGATCGGGCTGCATCCATACCAAAAGCGGATAAGAGCGCACGATGACGACCCGGCGGCACCGCCGAAGAAGCCCATCAGTGCAGGAGTCAACGCGGTGAAAAGAAGATGCATTACGACGTAGTAATCGTGGGTGCGCGCTGTGCCGGCGCTGCTCTTGCCACCTTCTTGGCGCGATCAGGAGTGCGCGTTCTGGTGGTGGATCGCAATCCACTTCCATCCGACCAGGTCCTCTCGACCCATACGATTCACCCTCCTGGCGTGGACATCCTTGATGACCTTGGGGTCGGTCAACCTGTTCGTTCAGTCACGCCCAAGAGTTTCATCGTCGGGAAGAGGGTCACACCTTCGTTATTCGGTTCAGTCGTGCGAATCTGACCGCCGAGGTGATACACGAGGAGTCGGTCCAGATGCAGGATCGTCGCTTGTTGCTCATGCGCACGGGAAGAGGGTCACACCTTCGTTATTCGGTTCAGTCGTGTCCACCGGAAGTTGGGGTCACAGCCAGAAAATCAACTTAACTGCGATCGGATCATTTCTAGGGTGGCATAGGGTCACACCTTGCTGATCGAGGATCGATCAGTTCGAGGCAGTGGTGGTACTGTGGCGCTCGTAGATCTCCCTTAGAGCTACGG
Encoded proteins:
- a CDS encoding FAD-dependent monooxygenase, whose protein sequence is MHYDVVIVGARCAGAALATFLARSGVRVLVVDRNPLPSDQVLSTHTIHPPGVDILDDLGVGQPVRSVTPKSFIVGKRVTPSLFGSVVRI
- a CDS encoding GNAT family N-acetyltransferase, with protein sequence MEITDLSRQSETILEQAAVLLVEGFIEPRGWPTLELAREEVASVLRTGFARAALDGGTLLGWIGGLPEYAGRVWELHPMVVRREYRRRGIGRALAEAFEIEACSRGAFTATLGTDDDAGMTSLADIDLYDDVPRHIAELRDLGRDHPFLFYRRLGYVVTGVMPDANGRGRPDIYMSKRLRTGG